One Neodiprion pinetum isolate iyNeoPine1 chromosome 1, iyNeoPine1.2, whole genome shotgun sequence genomic window carries:
- the LOC124216284 gene encoding angiotensin-converting enzyme 2 isoform X5, whose product MILKCGLILLSLHTLVPKTFGNDTENLKAFIDLTEFSYAEKCEHVANEKWKFIYNPQNETLLYAWEEAQKDYAALKKHEVEALQNNSHTELTDDFVEYQYNTQIKPGDALLDTSKLDQLISFSVKATFLEMGANQTSNTRQETEQLLSSNVDLERKQSAWTQWHRRLSPLLTDFSSTLSFVSEAATANGIDSVEGYWEFLSVYPGGYESIQSMWGSIAELHNKVVTFVKNRLAEKCKVKLHDDGIPAYCLGSLDGNDWTPLASDVLPYGNVTYSIKKKLWDKNLRGKLAYRSASAIGHTVLHEVPHASFWENSRFNQSCVTRFLNFCYKGTRVTTCHHASLTNFLTAHKVVAKVLTSQMGLVGIEKLPFLNSANRYSGFEEGISELFSILSVSPAQLQTLGLVSNDTDTDHSQITSLMITALDVLPRLAYYISADVWRINVIKNGTFEPKVLLETWWQYRKQYEGVTSDHTDIPTFLDDEFIASNKPYLSKFLGTLLGFQIYEYMNEGRSEVRYNNVVNNHVNSYIINATRESASDNWTTMINKYLEITEVNADALLSYFQPLVEYLDNEPEDMYSMTTDQQSDIERLEKLYASSDVTTTARTTTTRMSKPKLLKPSSEKINSSSLSPPAATPIVPEKEKEGTVKRPNGKIIPESEKPANAPNGEDEYTSDINTSKAVWAVAAVLVATVAICVIAIFGRRRCVKSQTPKNRRYV is encoded by the exons ATGATACTTAAATGTGGCCTTATACTTCTGAGCCTTCACACTCTGGTACCAAAAACCTTTGGGAATGACACAGAGAATCTCAAGGCATTCATAGATTTAACTGAATTCAGCTACGCAGAAAAGTGCGAGCATGTAGCtaatgaaaaatggaagttCATTTATAATCCACAAAATGAGACTCTTCTTTATGCTTGG GAAGAGGCGCAAAAAGATTATGCCGCACTTAAGAAACATGAGGTTGAAGCACTCCAGAACAATTCACATACTGAGTTGACTGATGACTTTGTGGAGTATCAATATAATACACAGATAAAACCAGGAGATGCTTTGCTCGATACTTCTAAATTGGACCAG TTGATATCTTTTTCTGTGAAGGCAACTTTCCTCGAAATGGGCGCCAATCAAACAAGCAATACTCGGCAAG aaaCTGAGCAATTGCTATCAAGTAATGTAGACTTGGAACGCAAGCAATCTGCGTGGACCCAATGGCATCGGCGCCTCTCACCGCTCCTGACCGATTTCTCTTCCACACTGAGCTTTGTATCTGAGGCAGCAACAGCCAATG GTATCGACAGTGTAGAAGGTTATTGGGAATTTCTGTCTGTATATCCCGGTGGATATGAAAGTATACAAAGTATGTGGGGAAGTATTGCTGAATTGCATAATAAAGTCGTAACATTCGTGAAAAATCGCCTGGCCGAAAAATGCAAGGTCAAATTGCATGACGATGGGATACCGGCATATTGTTTGG GATCGTTGGATGGCAATGACTGGACTCCGCTGGCATCCGACGTACTACCGTACGGAAATGTTACATACAGCATAAAGAAGAAGCTTTGGGACAAG AATCTTCGTGGCAAACTTGCATACAGATCTGCTTCTGCAATCGGGCACACTGTACTACATGAAGTGCCACATGCTAGCTTCTGGGAAAACAGCAGATTTAACCAGTCTTGTGTCACCCGGTTTCTCAATTTTTGCTACAAAGGCACAAG AGTTACGACATGTCACCACGCATCCCTTACCAATTTTCTTACTGCTCACAAAGTTGTGGCCAAGGTTTTGACTAGTCAAATGGGCCTTGTAGGCATTGAAAAGTTACCATTCCTTAACTCAGCAAACAGGTATTCAG GTTTCGAGGAAGGTATTTCGGAATTGTTTTCGATCCTATCTGTGAGTCCTGCGCAGCTACAAACCTTGGGCCTTGTCAGTAACGACACAGATACCGATCACTCTCAAATCACTTCATTGATGATCACTGCTCTAGATGTTCTTCCACGCTTGGCATACTATATTTCAGCAGACGTTTGGAGAATAAATGTGATTAAGAATGGAACTTTTGAACCAAAAGTTCTTCTTGAAACATGGTGGCAGTACAG GAAACAATATGAAGGTGTGACATCAGACCACACAGACATTCCCACATTCTTGGATGACGAATTCATCGCCAGCAACAAACCTTATCTATC GAAATTTCTTGGAACACTGCTGGGATTCCAAATTTATGAATACATGAATGAGGGGCGGTCAGAAGTCAGGTACAACAATGTAGTAAACAATCATGTCAATTCTTACATCAT AAATGCAACTCGAGAAAGTGCATCGGACAATTGGACAACAATGATCAACAAGTATTTGGAAATAACAGAGGTAAATGCCGACGCCCTATTATCATACTTCCAACCTCTGGTAGAATATTTGGACAATGAACCAGAAGATATGTATTCCATGACTACTGACCAACAATCTGATATCGAAcgtttggaaaaattatatgcATCGAGCGATGTCACTACTACAGCACGAACTACAACTACTAGAATGTCAAAACCAAAACTTCTAAAGCCTTcatccgaaaaaataaattcatcttCTCTTTCACCTCCGGCTGCTACACCTATTGTacctgaaaaagaaaaagaaggcaCTGTAAAGAGACCAAACGGCAAAATAATTCCAGAATCAGAAAAGCCAGCAAATGCTCCCAATGGAGAAGATGAATACACCAGTGATATAAATACCAGCAAAGCAGTTTGGGCAGTAGCAGCGGTACTTGTAGCCACTGTTGCAATTTGTGTAATCGCCATATTTGGGAGACGAAGATGTGTTAAAAGTCAAACGCCAAAGAATAGAAGATACGTGTGA